A stretch of DNA from Spirosoma endbachense:
TCTACTGTGCGCCAAGAGTATGCCAGGATAGTAAATCTAGTTTAAGCTGGTCTTTTCCCACTATGCCCCTGCTGATCACAACCCTCGCTATCATTGTTCTGATTGCTCTGATTTCGTACGTACGTTTACATACTTTCCTGTCCTTTCTGGTGGTGTCGATGGGCGTTGGCCTGGCGCTGGGTATGCAGCCACTCCCGATTCTTGAGTCGATTCAGAAGGGAATAGGGGGGACGCTTGGCTCTATTCTGGGGATTATTGCGCTGGGTGCCATGCTGGGAAAACTGGTCGCAACAAGCGGTGCCGCTCAGCAGATTGCCGTCACAATGATGTCGCTGGTTAGCCCAAAACATGCCCGCTGGGCCTTTATGGTTACGGGCTTTATTGTTGGCCTGCCGCTATTTTACTCGGTTGGGTTTATGTTGCTGACTCCGTTGGTGATTACAGTCGCTTATCGATACAAACTGCCAGCGCTTTACATCGGCTTGCCAATGCTGGCTTCGTTGTCGGTTACGCAGGGGTACTTACCGCCCCATCCGGCTCCCCTGGCGATTCTTAAGCAGTTCAATGCCAATATGGGATTGACGCTCTTTTACGGAATCATCGTTTCCATACCGGCTATTCTGATTTCAGGTGCCCTGTTTGGGTCGACGCTTAGACGCTACACAACGCTGCCCAACAAAGCGTTTATGGCGGCTGAACTGACCGATGAACAGATGCCTTCGGTAACGGCCAGCTTCCTGACGGTTTTACTGCCGATTCTGTTAATTGGCCTGAGCACCGTTTTTAGTCCCTTTCTTCCCGATGGTTCTGTGAGTAAGCAGGTGTTGATGACACTTGGCGAACCGATTGTAAGTATGCTGCTCTCGGTGCTGGTTGCGATTGGTACGCTGGGCATGCAGCGCGGCAAATCAATGCTGGAAATCACGACGCTTCTGGCCGATTCGGTCAAAGAAATAGCGATGCTTTTACTGATTTTTGGCGGAGCTGGTGCGCTCAAACAGGTTCTGACAGATGGTGGCGTGAGCCAGAACATCGCTGATCTGATGCAGCATTCGACTCTGCACCCGTATGTGCTGGCCTGGAGCATGGCTGCTATCATTCGGGTGTGCGTTGGCTCATCGACCGTATCGGGCATCACAACGGCCGGATTTGTGGCACCTCTACTGAAAGCATCCGGAGTTGAGCCTAACCTGATGGTACTGAGTATTGGCGCCGGAAGCATGATGTTTTCGCACGTCAACGACACGGGTTTCTGGTTGTTTCGCGAATACTTTCAATTGTCAATGGCCGATACCTTGAAAACCTGGTCGGTTATGGAAACGCTCGTATCGGTGGCCGGGCTGGCGGGTGTGATGGCATTAAGTCTGTTTATCCATTAGATGCTGCGTCGATGACCTTTGGATAAATGAGCACATTTGGTTTTAAAATATTTTTTTAAAAATGTTTTTAATTGCTAACCTTTGTGCTGACAAGGCCAGCAAGCCTGCGAAAATTAAGCTTTATAGCCCTTTCTGGGCAGTGATCAGGAAGGCCAGACTGTATGGAGAAATCGGCCAATAACGCGCTGGACGGCACAACGGAAGAACGGATCAAGGAGGTGGCCCGTAAGATGTTTACGCAAAAGGGGTATGCTGCCACTCGTGTGAAAGATATTGCGGAGGAAGCCGGAATGAACATTGCGCTGCTCAATTATTACTTCCGAAGCAAAGAAAAGCTGTTCGACATCATTATGGCGGAGAATATCCAGCAGATTGCTGGCTCCATCAAGCAGATTATGATGGATCCGAAAACGTCACTCAGCGAGAAAGTACAGAAGATCGTTACGTTTTATATTGATCTGTTTACGAATGAGCCCGAACTGCCGCTGTTTGTTTTCCGGGAAGTAACCGCGAATCCTGACAAACTAGTGGATATTGTAGGTAGAAAGCAGATCACACAGTCGTATTTTTTTAAGCAGTTACAGGCCGAACTGGATGCGCATGAAATCAGTATGCATCCAATGCAAATTATGATGAGCATCATGAGCCTGGTGGTCATGCCTTTTATTGCACGGCCTCTTGTTCAGGTAATCGCCAATCAGGAACCGGCCGAGTTTTATGCCTTAATGCAGGAGCGTAAACGGTTGATACCCTTATGGATTAGCGCGATTTTAAAGGCCAGTTAAATTTTTTTTGCCCAGGTGTTAAAAATATTTTTAAAAATTAATTTTAAGTCAATTTGAACCGGCTTAATCATGAAAAAGATAAGCATGTTGGTAGGCTTGTTGACCATTCCGGTTGGCTTGTTGGCTCAGGCAGGCCAGTCACTGACGATCGAGGACTGCTATACGCTGGCTAAACAGAACTATCCGCTCATTAAACAGCGGGCGTTGATTCAGAAGACCAGCGCGTATTCGGTTGAGAATGCTGCAAAAGGATATCTGCCCCAACTGACACTTTCGGGCCAGGCCACCTATCAAAACCAAACGGTTGATTTCTCCGAATCGGCACTGGGTGCTGTAATACCGCCCAATGTTGCCTTGCCTAAAATCAGTAAGGATCAATACAAGGTCACGGGTCAGGTTGATCAGCTGATTTATGATGGTGGAGCGATCAAATACACCCAGGAGGCTCGGCGGACCGATGCTGCCATTCAGGAGCAGAATCTGGAGGTCAGCCTCTATGCGCTTCGGGAGCGGGTCAATCAATTGTTTTTTGGGATTGCCCTGATCGATGAGCAGCTCAAACAAACCGATTTACGAAAAGCCGATATTCAGAGTGGAGTCGATAAAACACAGGGCGCACTCACCAACGGAACCGCTTTCCGGAGTAGCCTGAATGAACTGAAAGCGGAACTGATCCGGGCTGATCAGGCGACTACCGAACTGAAAGCCTCCCGACGGGCCTACGTAACGATGCTGGGTGCTCTAATCAATCAGCCGCTGAACGACAGTACGGTATTTGTCAGGCCGCAGCCCATTACGCTTTCAGCCCAGGTAAACCGACCGGAGCTGACGTTGTACGAAAATCAGAAACGGATTTATGACGTACAGGAAAAGCAATTACAGGCCGCTTACCGGCCAAAAGTCAGTGCTTTTTTTCAGGAAAACTATGGCCGCCCAACCTTCAATATCATCAATAACACCTTCGATTTCTTCTGGATTGGGGGTATCCGGCTGAATTGGGCACTGAGTAGCTTATATACCACGCACCGCAACGATGTGCAATTACTGGCAATCAATCGGCAAAACGTGGATATCCAACGGGAAACGTTTCTGTTCAACACCAACCTGTCATTGGCTCAGCAGAGTTCGGACGTGCAGAAATATCAGGATTTAATCGCTCAGGACAATCAGATTGTTGACTTACGGGCATCCGTCAAGAACTCGGCCAATGCCCAACTGCAAAATGGAGTCATTACGTCTCACGATTACATCAATCAGGTGAATGCTGAAAATGAAGCCCGGCAAAACCTTATTCTACATCAGATTCAACTGCTACAGGCCCAGTATACCCATAAAAACACATCCGGAAATTAAACCAGTGTCGAACCGATGAAACTCCTTACAATCCTGATCATTACAACGGCCATCGGGCTGGCATCGTGTCAGAACAATGAACCTGATTATGATGCATCCGGCAATTTTGAGGCCGATGAAATTATCGTATCTTCTCAGCAGAACGGCCAGATTTTAACGTTTTCGCCCAACGAAGGGGATGTACTTAAGGCCGGTCAAACGGTTGGTCAGATCGACGTAACCTCCGCCAAACTTCAGAAAGAGCAGGTGCAGGCATCGATGCAGGCACTGAGAGAGCGAACCACCAGTGTACGGCCACAGGTTGAGCTAACCCAGCGACAGCTCGCCGTTCAGGAGGCCCAGCTTAAGCAGCTGGTACATGAGCGGACCCGAACCGAAAATCTGATCAAAGCGGATGCGGCTACCCAAAAGCAGTTAGACGACCTCAATGCCCAGATCGATCAGCTGCAAAAACAACTGGACGTAACCCGCCAGCAAATCAGGGTCGCCGAAACCAATAATGCGTCGCAAAATCGGGGCGTTTTGAGTGAACAGGGTTCGCTGGCGAAGGCCGCTGAACAATATGAAGTACAGGTGCAGAAAGGCCAGATTGTCAATCCTGTGAAAGGAACCGTATTGACCAAATACGCCTTTGCGGGCGAAATGGCCACGCTGGGTAAGCCGTTATACCGGATTGCCAATACCGATACCCTCAACCTTCGAGCCTACATCACGGGTACGCAGCTACCCCAGGTGAAGGTCGATCAGTCGGTTACGGTACGGATCGATAATGGCGAAAAAGGATTTAAAGAATATCCGGGTACAATTTCCT
This window harbors:
- a CDS encoding HlyD family secretion protein, whose amino-acid sequence is MKLLTILIITTAIGLASCQNNEPDYDASGNFEADEIIVSSQQNGQILTFSPNEGDVLKAGQTVGQIDVTSAKLQKEQVQASMQALRERTTSVRPQVELTQRQLAVQEAQLKQLVHERTRTENLIKADAATQKQLDDLNAQIDQLQKQLDVTRQQIRVAETNNASQNRGVLSEQGSLAKAAEQYEVQVQKGQIVNPVKGTVLTKYAFAGEMATLGKPLYRIANTDTLNLRAYITGTQLPQVKVDQSVTVRIDNGEKGFKEYPGTISWISTKSEFTPKTIQTKDERANLVYATKIRVKNDGYLKIGMYGEVILDSNIPKTN
- a CDS encoding TolC family protein codes for the protein MKKISMLVGLLTIPVGLLAQAGQSLTIEDCYTLAKQNYPLIKQRALIQKTSAYSVENAAKGYLPQLTLSGQATYQNQTVDFSESALGAVIPPNVALPKISKDQYKVTGQVDQLIYDGGAIKYTQEARRTDAAIQEQNLEVSLYALRERVNQLFFGIALIDEQLKQTDLRKADIQSGVDKTQGALTNGTAFRSSLNELKAELIRADQATTELKASRRAYVTMLGALINQPLNDSTVFVRPQPITLSAQVNRPELTLYENQKRIYDVQEKQLQAAYRPKVSAFFQENYGRPTFNIINNTFDFFWIGGIRLNWALSSLYTTHRNDVQLLAINRQNVDIQRETFLFNTNLSLAQQSSDVQKYQDLIAQDNQIVDLRASVKNSANAQLQNGVITSHDYINQVNAENEARQNLILHQIQLLQAQYTHKNTSGN
- a CDS encoding TetR/AcrR family transcriptional regulator, translating into MEKSANNALDGTTEERIKEVARKMFTQKGYAATRVKDIAEEAGMNIALLNYYFRSKEKLFDIIMAENIQQIAGSIKQIMMDPKTSLSEKVQKIVTFYIDLFTNEPELPLFVFREVTANPDKLVDIVGRKQITQSYFFKQLQAELDAHEISMHPMQIMMSIMSLVVMPFIARPLVQVIANQEPAEFYALMQERKRLIPLWISAILKAS
- a CDS encoding gluconate:H+ symporter, which translates into the protein MPLLITTLAIIVLIALISYVRLHTFLSFLVVSMGVGLALGMQPLPILESIQKGIGGTLGSILGIIALGAMLGKLVATSGAAQQIAVTMMSLVSPKHARWAFMVTGFIVGLPLFYSVGFMLLTPLVITVAYRYKLPALYIGLPMLASLSVTQGYLPPHPAPLAILKQFNANMGLTLFYGIIVSIPAILISGALFGSTLRRYTTLPNKAFMAAELTDEQMPSVTASFLTVLLPILLIGLSTVFSPFLPDGSVSKQVLMTLGEPIVSMLLSVLVAIGTLGMQRGKSMLEITTLLADSVKEIAMLLLIFGGAGALKQVLTDGGVSQNIADLMQHSTLHPYVLAWSMAAIIRVCVGSSTVSGITTAGFVAPLLKASGVEPNLMVLSIGAGSMMFSHVNDTGFWLFREYFQLSMADTLKTWSVMETLVSVAGLAGVMALSLFIH